The following proteins come from a genomic window of Methanoculleus caldifontis:
- a CDS encoding AAA family ATPase translates to MLWSEVYRPKRCEEIIGQDEVVSYLASFADARSVPHMLISGPHGTGKTAAVGCLARRLYGENWEANTTVFSAADLLGKGRSALETDDRFIQLYRKDQSLIVNFKRIVKWYASMRPLDADFKLLVVEDAGSLTFEAQQALRRTMERYSATCRFIFVTTRPSAIIPAIASRCLPLFFAPLESGVVRARLEEILAAEGAALPADDIELIVYAAEGDLRRAIMYAQIAAGSGKEFDLAEVSRSETENVAASAFEAIRAGNFDAARRIAESLMIEYGLSAREVVGELRRVARRERYSHPALALALADADRRLCHNANDFVQINALLARITREVFGEESTAAL, encoded by the coding sequence ATGCTCTGGAGTGAGGTCTACCGCCCGAAGCGGTGCGAGGAGATCATCGGACAGGACGAGGTCGTCAGCTACCTCGCCTCGTTTGCAGACGCACGGAGCGTGCCCCACATGCTCATCTCCGGCCCGCACGGCACGGGAAAGACCGCAGCCGTCGGGTGCCTGGCACGAAGGCTCTACGGTGAGAACTGGGAGGCGAACACGACCGTCTTCAGCGCCGCCGATCTCCTCGGTAAGGGACGAAGTGCTCTCGAGACGGACGACCGGTTCATCCAGCTCTACCGGAAAGACCAGAGCCTGATCGTCAACTTCAAGCGCATCGTGAAGTGGTACGCCTCGATGCGCCCGCTCGACGCCGATTTCAAACTGTTGGTCGTCGAGGATGCCGGGAGCCTCACGTTCGAGGCGCAACAGGCCCTGCGCCGGACGATGGAGCGTTACAGCGCCACCTGCCGGTTCATCTTCGTCACGACCCGGCCGTCGGCGATCATCCCGGCGATCGCGTCGCGCTGCCTGCCGCTCTTCTTCGCTCCGCTTGAGAGCGGGGTCGTCCGCGCCCGGCTCGAGGAGATCCTCGCCGCGGAGGGGGCCGCGCTCCCGGCCGACGACATTGAACTGATCGTCTATGCGGCGGAAGGCGACCTGCGGCGGGCGATCATGTACGCGCAGATCGCCGCCGGGTCGGGGAAGGAGTTCGACCTCGCGGAGGTCTCGCGCTCTGAGACCGAGAACGTGGCAGCCTCCGCGTTCGAGGCCATACGGGCCGGCAACTTCGACGCCGCGCGCCGGATCGCCGAGTCGCTGATGATCGAGTACGGCCTTTCGGCCCGGGAGGTCGTCGGCGAGCTCCGGCGGGTGGCCCGGCGCGAACGCTACAGCCACCCGGCCCTTGCCCTCGCGCTCGCGGACGCCGACCGCCGGCTCTGCCACAACGCAAATGATTTCGTGCAGATCAACGCACTTCTTGCCCGGATCACCCGGGAGGTGTTTGGTGAAGAAAGTACAGCAGCACTATGA
- a CDS encoding class I SAM-dependent methyltransferase has protein sequence MKKVQQHYDEVADIYDDRYDGHRGKYYHGHISEHVMNELPKGGFLLDLGCGTGLFVQRYVAEGGRAVGLDISPGMVRHGRQRCPDCGFFVGTADVLPFKDATFDALASLLAFSYVPDPEGMLRECYRVLKPGGRIAVCTLSRTVLTSLVPLFYQMGEKVGLKKVGVGDFDEHYYTNTEIAGLFRDAGFEDVSVSRCSFAHLNLADPVFDLARKVEPFVEGNLPYLAYNVCAAGKKPES, from the coding sequence GTGAAGAAAGTACAGCAGCACTATGATGAGGTCGCGGATATCTACGACGACCGCTACGACGGCCACCGCGGGAAATACTACCACGGGCACATCTCCGAACACGTGATGAACGAGCTCCCGAAGGGAGGGTTCCTCCTCGACCTCGGCTGCGGGACCGGGCTCTTCGTGCAGCGCTACGTCGCCGAAGGCGGCCGGGCCGTGGGGCTCGACATCAGCCCGGGGATGGTCAGGCACGGGCGGCAGCGCTGTCCTGACTGCGGGTTCTTCGTCGGGACCGCCGACGTCCTCCCGTTCAAGGACGCCACCTTCGACGCCCTCGCGAGCCTGCTCGCCTTCAGTTACGTCCCCGACCCTGAGGGGATGCTCCGGGAGTGCTACCGGGTCCTGAAGCCCGGCGGCCGGATCGCCGTCTGCACGCTCTCGCGAACGGTCCTGACGAGTCTCGTCCCTCTCTTCTACCAGATGGGCGAGAAGGTCGGTTTGAAGAAGGTGGGCGTCGGGGACTTCGACGAACACTACTACACCAACACGGAGATCGCCGGGCTCTTCCGTGATGCCGGGTTCGAGGACGTCTCGGTCAGCCGGTGCTCGTTCGCGCACTTAAATCTCGCGGACCCGGTCTTCGACCTCGCGAGAAAAGTGGAGCCCTTCGTCGAGGGAAACCTCCCCTACCTCGCCTACAACGTCTGCGCGGCCGGGAAGAAACCGGAGAGTTAG